A single window of Paenibacillus sp. SYP-B4298 DNA harbors:
- a CDS encoding phage tail sheath family protein, with protein MAGGTWTSQNKVRPGVYINMNSAPQTLGTAGDRGITAIALQLPWGAAQQIVSITAGQDVRDVLGYDLTAPQLLLVREALKRAQTLLLYRLNTGTKATATHSGLTITAQHGGSRGNSLSIVIQASIDQPGKYEVYTLLDGVEVDKQIVGVVADLQPNAWVTFAGTADLEATAGVPLTGGADGTITNADHTAFLAALELHVFNTVALVSTDNALKAVYAAFVRRLREDEGAKVQAVLENYPTADYEGVISLKNGVILSDGTTLTAAQATAWVAGATAGAASNASLTYQAYDDAVDVATRYTNSQIEAALRAGEFVFTPNNNRAVVEQDINSLTSFTPDKARAFSKNRVIRVLDSIANDIKRIFETFYLGKLDNNPDGRSLLSNEIVNYLQNLQAIAAIQNFDPQMDVSVTQGTTSDSVYVEVSVQPVDAVEKVYMKVTVV; from the coding sequence TTGGCAGGTGGCACATGGACCAGTCAGAACAAAGTGAGACCAGGCGTCTACATCAACATGAACAGCGCGCCACAGACGCTAGGGACAGCGGGCGATCGGGGGATTACCGCAATTGCGCTGCAATTGCCCTGGGGAGCGGCGCAACAGATTGTAAGCATCACCGCAGGTCAAGATGTCCGGGATGTGCTGGGCTACGATTTGACGGCGCCGCAACTGCTGCTGGTACGCGAGGCGCTCAAGCGTGCGCAGACCCTGCTGCTGTATCGCCTGAATACAGGCACCAAAGCAACAGCGACCCACAGTGGGCTCACGATCACGGCACAGCACGGCGGGAGCCGTGGGAACAGCCTGAGCATTGTGATTCAGGCCAGTATCGACCAACCTGGCAAATACGAGGTGTACACGCTGCTGGATGGTGTGGAGGTGGACAAGCAGATCGTTGGAGTGGTGGCCGACCTGCAGCCTAATGCCTGGGTTACATTCGCGGGTACTGCGGATCTGGAGGCGACAGCGGGTGTGCCGCTGACAGGTGGGGCAGACGGCACGATCACCAATGCAGATCATACCGCGTTTCTTGCGGCGTTGGAGCTGCATGTTTTCAACACGGTGGCGTTGGTCAGCACAGATAATGCGCTCAAGGCGGTGTATGCGGCATTCGTGCGCCGACTTCGCGAGGACGAGGGGGCAAAGGTGCAGGCAGTGTTGGAGAATTACCCTACCGCCGACTATGAGGGTGTCATTAGCTTGAAGAACGGTGTCATTCTGTCGGACGGCACGACACTGACGGCGGCACAGGCTACGGCATGGGTAGCCGGAGCAACTGCTGGGGCTGCCAGCAATGCCTCCTTGACCTACCAGGCCTATGACGATGCGGTGGATGTGGCCACGCGATACACCAACAGCCAGATTGAGGCGGCGCTGCGGGCGGGCGAGTTCGTGTTTACCCCGAACAACAACCGGGCGGTGGTCGAGCAGGACATTAACTCTCTGACCAGCTTCACGCCGGACAAGGCTAGGGCGTTTAGCAAAAACCGTGTCATCCGGGTGCTGGACAGCATCGCAAATGACATCAAGCGGATTTTTGAAACGTTCTATCTCGGCAAACTCGACAACAATCCCGACGGGCGCAGCCTGCTGAGTAACGAGATTGTCAACTATCTGCAAAATCTGCAGGCGATCGCAGCGATACAAAACTTTGACCCGCAGATGGATGTGTCCGTCACACAAGGCACAACGTCAGACAGCGTCTATGTCGAGGTCAGCGTGCAGCCAGTCGATGCTGTGGAAAAAGTCTACATGAAAGTGACGGTGGTCTAA
- a CDS encoding phage tail tube protein, with product MSFLHARDTISGQEGKAFITLNNVVEELFYVKSLEASVEKDKQEIRTLGKRGVQHKATGWSGTGSMTIYYVTSYFRNLMYDYIQSGKDVYFDITVINEDPSSSIGKQEVVLMGCNLDSVIIAQLDTESSAMEEEVSFTFSDIFIKEPFKAPSTN from the coding sequence ATGAGTTTTCTGCACGCTAGAGACACGATTTCTGGGCAGGAGGGCAAAGCTTTCATCACGCTCAACAACGTAGTGGAAGAATTGTTCTACGTCAAAAGCCTGGAGGCATCAGTAGAGAAGGACAAGCAGGAGATACGAACGCTTGGCAAACGGGGCGTTCAACATAAAGCAACGGGTTGGAGCGGTACGGGCAGCATGACGATCTACTACGTGACGTCCTATTTCCGAAATTTGATGTACGATTACATCCAGTCAGGTAAGGATGTTTATTTCGACATTACGGTGATAAATGAAGATCCGTCATCGTCTATTGGCAAGCAGGAAGTTGTCCTTATGGGGTGCAATCTGGATTCCGTCATTATCGCGCAGCTCGATACAGAGAGCAGCGCGATGGAGGAGGAAGTCAGCTTCACCTTCTCGGATATATTTATCAAAGAGCCGTTTAAAGCTCCATCGACCAACTAA
- a CDS encoding phage tail assembly chaperone, with protein sequence MSDLQAFFAQNAAVETTEEFIVSPRFKDKSGKPIPWKLRSMTQDENEEIRKSVTKRTKGKRGVYQTETDPHEYITRLTVASVVYPPLKDADLQKSYGVLGADKLLSKMLLPGEYSELVQRVQELNGFEQEMNELVDEVKN encoded by the coding sequence ATGAGTGATTTGCAAGCATTTTTCGCGCAGAATGCGGCGGTAGAGACAACGGAGGAATTCATCGTATCCCCACGTTTCAAGGATAAGTCCGGCAAGCCGATCCCTTGGAAGCTCCGCAGCATGACACAGGATGAAAATGAGGAGATCCGCAAATCGGTCACTAAGAGGACAAAAGGCAAGCGGGGCGTATATCAGACGGAGACTGATCCGCACGAGTACATTACTCGCCTGACCGTAGCAAGCGTCGTATACCCGCCGCTAAAGGACGCCGATCTGCAGAAGTCTTACGGTGTCCTTGGAGCAGATAAATTGTTATCCAAAATGCTTCTACCGGGCGAGTATTCAGAGCTTGTGCAGCGGGTTCAGGAGCTGAACGGCTTTGAACAGGAAATGAACGAACTGGTGGACGAGGTAAAAAACTGA
- a CDS encoding stalk domain-containing protein, whose translation MKKSIVTLALGIFIGVAASYAGPAVAAVKQYILNEVNYPVVVDGVTYKDSKNPILNYNGSTYIPLAKIGDLTGVQYKWNADKKQVEISTGAKTTSSSSTDGPAGRKNDNLKPDTEVEIVEPKIKGYNGVSDEADFNFHVAQDFDIPSPPLLSEGWVSQDLIYEVYEYSLMYDPGVVHFQRAYKVYFTFEFPEGWYDKKAQSETVVSGVRVKRYMDTNYYNIADLEKIGVKK comes from the coding sequence TTGAAGAAGAGTATCGTAACACTGGCGCTTGGTATCTTTATCGGGGTGGCGGCATCTTACGCAGGCCCGGCTGTTGCTGCAGTCAAGCAGTACATTTTGAACGAGGTTAACTATCCAGTCGTCGTAGACGGCGTGACTTACAAGGACAGCAAGAATCCGATCCTAAACTATAACGGATCGACATACATCCCGCTGGCGAAGATCGGCGATCTGACCGGGGTTCAGTACAAATGGAATGCCGACAAGAAGCAAGTAGAGATCAGCACCGGCGCGAAGACGACCAGCAGCAGCAGCACCGACGGGCCTGCTGGCCGCAAGAATGACAACCTGAAGCCGGACACTGAAGTTGAGATCGTGGAGCCTAAGATCAAGGGCTACAACGGCGTTAGTGATGAGGCGGATTTTAATTTTCATGTTGCGCAAGATTTTGACATACCGTCTCCGCCGTTGCTGAGTGAGGGCTGGGTATCCCAAGACTTAATTTATGAAGTGTATGAATATAGCCTTATGTATGATCCAGGTGTTGTTCATTTCCAGAGAGCTTATAAAGTTTACTTCACCTTTGAATTTCCAGAGGGGTGGTACGACAAAAAGGCGCAAAGCGAAACAGTAGTGAGCGGGGTTAGAGTAAAGAGGTACATGGATACGAATTATTACAACATAGCTGATTTGGAGAAGATTGGCGTCAAGAAGTGA
- a CDS encoding LysM peptidoglycan-binding domain-containing protein, translating to MAEDKNQEELPDEYIRLSYDNGRQKIYFPVLPESVEVKKKGRGEKFDIVGLGEVNVIQSRELAEVSFSSFFPFYDEKNKPLTRPPYVSVPSKQWLKPQDYVDLINKWQESKYPCRLLVNTQGLKFTIAVSIEQFDRREVAGHDGDVEFTLTFKEYKFYSVRKLETKTDPETGKTTVKEQPPQRPDERVPPKTYKLKKGDNLWKVARSQLGDDTRWREIMLLNKLTEADCKKLQIGQVLILPERK from the coding sequence ATGGCAGAAGATAAAAATCAGGAAGAATTACCCGATGAATATATTCGGTTAAGTTACGACAATGGGAGACAGAAAATTTATTTCCCGGTGCTTCCCGAATCCGTAGAAGTAAAGAAGAAAGGGCGCGGGGAAAAGTTTGATATTGTGGGGCTTGGCGAGGTCAATGTGATTCAGTCCCGCGAGCTCGCAGAAGTGAGCTTCTCAAGCTTTTTTCCTTTCTATGATGAAAAAAATAAGCCTCTGACTCGCCCGCCTTACGTTTCGGTTCCTTCTAAACAATGGTTGAAACCTCAAGACTATGTTGATTTGATTAATAAATGGCAGGAATCCAAATACCCGTGCCGTCTGCTGGTCAACACTCAGGGGCTGAAGTTCACAATCGCGGTCAGCATCGAGCAGTTCGACCGCCGCGAGGTGGCCGGGCACGACGGGGATGTCGAGTTTACGCTGACGTTCAAGGAGTATAAGTTCTATTCGGTGCGGAAGCTGGAGACCAAGACCGATCCGGAAACAGGCAAGACAACAGTCAAGGAACAGCCGCCGCAGCGTCCAGATGAGCGAGTTCCGCCGAAGACATACAAGCTGAAGAAGGGGGACAACCTGTGGAAAGTGGCGCGAAGTCAGCTAGGGGACGATACCCGGTGGCGGGAGATCATGCTGCTGAACAAGTTGACTGAGGCAGACTGCAAGAAGCTGCAGATCGGGCAAGTCTTAATACTGCCGGAGCGGAAATAG